One genomic region from Myxocyprinus asiaticus isolate MX2 ecotype Aquarium Trade chromosome 27, UBuf_Myxa_2, whole genome shotgun sequence encodes:
- the LOC127418071 gene encoding protocadherin beta-15-like encodes MDRRRRWTFAGQVVCLLLCACALDRVLAQIRYSIPEELEHGAFVGNIAEDLGLDVAKLSSRRFRIVSGARKQYLEVNLENGILFVNEKIDREELCEQSPVCFLHLQVVIENPLELYRVEVEILDVNDNAPSFPWSEFNLEITESAAPGSRFPLESAQDLDVGSNSLRSYLLSTNQHFVLDIQTRNDGSKFAEIVLQSPLDREQQKTHEMVLTAVDGGSPLRSGTAQITVTVLDANDNVPVFDRSVYRVSLVENAPRGTLVLKLNATDLDEGANGEITYSFSGHAPLKVRELFSVDSHSGEIRVKGIVDYEKASVYELYVQAKDKGPSAVAVHCKVLIDILDVNDNAPEVILTSVSTPVQEDAPAGTVIAVISVMDHDSGENGAVDCQIPGNVPFQLHSSFKNYYTLVTSELLDRESVSEYNITLTARDLGSPPLSTRKTILVQVSDINDNPPRFIQPSYTVYVTENNAPGASICSVTAFDPDSNQNAYLSYSILEGQIQGMPVSTYVSINSDNGNIYALRSFDYEQLRNFQICVQAQDAGFPPLSSNVTVNVFVLDQNDNAPVVLSPLPKNGTVAIEMVPRSVDAGYIVAKITALDADAGQNSRLSYQVLQATDPGLFSVALYTGEIRTIRRFVEKDAIRQRLVVLVKDNGQPPLSATVSIILSVVDSVPESLSDYGDLFLSPQPPSNLALYLIVSLSTVSLIFLVAIIVLAAVKCYKDRDSLSGYALSSLGAACCSFEPEPPAEVFKKSNINLQISSGAKVPTNCVEVNSNSGNLSQAYCYKVCLTPESAKSDFMFLKPCSPGTPRNNTARGADNLALSSQSRCSSVNNGATTPNELKQANTDWALTKNQTSSVKSCNSINMDGTLMRKAMQAEPETYMTPMAAGQYWTWGNRSRENRTHSPAGVSQRVWTPHYTPTHNPTRHPQQQQPTAKVHPHPPPDYQHNVYIPGTPSGFCTLRPNYRSELDVHNSFSTFGKKHRFISPSSFDPHDDMGTEVINNDLYNE; translated from the exons ATGGACCGGAGGAGGCGATGGACGTTTGCAGGGCAGGTTGTGTGTCTGCTACTGTGTGCGTGCGCCCTGGACCGGGTTTTGGCGCAGATTCGGTATTCCATTCCGGAGGAGTTGGAGCACGGTGCTTTTGTTGGAAATATCGCCGAGGACTTGGGCTTGGATGTGGCCAAATTGTCTTCGAGGAGATTCCGTATTGTGTCCGGGGCAAGAAAACAATATTTAGAGGTGAATTTGGAGAACGGGATTTTGTTCGTGAATGAGAAGATCGATCGCGAGGAACTGTGTGAACAAAGTCCCGTTTGTTTCTTGCACTTGCAGGTCGTTATTGAAAACCCTTTGGAACTGTACCGGGTTGAGGTTGAAATCTTGGACGTCAACGATAACGCGCCCAGTTTCCCGTGGAGCGAGTTTAATCTGGAGATTACGGAGTCTGCTGCGCCGGGCTCCCGGTTCCCACTGGAGAGCGCGCAAGATCTGGATGTGGGCTCGAACTCTCTCCGCTCCTACTTGCTGAGCACAAATCAGCACTTCGTGCTGGACATTCAAACTCGTAACGACGGGAGCAAATTCGCCGAAATCGTACTGCAGTCGCCTTTAGACCGAGAGCAGCAGAAAACGCACGAGATGGTGCTCACGGCCGTGGACGGTGGCTCTCCTTTGCGCTCGGGCACCGCTCAGATTACGGTCACTGTGCTGGATGCCAATGACAACGTGCCGGTGTTTGACCGCTCCGTATACCGGGTCAGCTTGGTGGAGAACGCACCGAGAGGCACGCTCGTGCTCAAACTGAACGCTACGGACCTGGACGAGGGCGCCAACGGTGAGATTACATACTCGTTCAGCGGACACGCGCCTCTGAAGGTGCGGGAGCTGTTCAGCGTGGACTCTCACTCGGGTGAGATTCGGGTGAAGGGGATAGTGGACTACGAAAAGGCCAGCGTGTACGAGCTCTACGTGCAAGCGAAAGACAAGGGTCCCTCCGCCGTGGCCGTGCACTGTAAAGTACTTATCGATATTCTGGACGTGAACGACAACGCGCCCGAGGTCATATTAACCTCTGTGTCAACACCTGTTCAGGAGGACGCGCCAGCGGGCACGGTGATAGCCGTGATCAGCGTAATGGATCACGACTCGGGTGAGAACGGTGCTGTGGACTGCCAGATTCCCGGAAATGTGCCGTTTCAGCTGCACTCCTCTTTTAAAAACTATTACACACTTGTAACGAGCGAGCTTCTCGACAGAGAGTCCGTCTCGGAGTACAACATCACACTCACGGCGCGAGATCTGGGCTCGCCGCCGCTATCCACCAGGAAAACGATTCTGGTTCAAGTGTCTGACATTAATGACAACCCACCGCGCTTCATTCAGCCCTCATACACTGTATATGTGACTGAGAATAACGCCCCGGGCGCATCCATTTGCTCGGTGACCGCATTCGATCCGGACTCTAATCAAAACGCCTATTTGTCCTACTCCATCCTGGAAGGTCAGATCCAGGGCATGCCCGTGTCCACTTATGTATCCATTAATTCCGATAACGGCAACATCTACGCGCTGCGCTCTTTCGATTACGAGCAGCTCCGGAACTTTCAGATCTGCGTACAGGCTCAGGACGCCGGTTTCCCACCGCTCAGCAGCAATGTGACtgtcaatgtttttgttttggatcAGAACGACAACGCACCGGTTGTCCTGTCCCCGCTACCGAAAAACGGCACCGTAGCCATTGAGATGGTGCCCAGGTCGGTGGACGCTGGGTACATCGTGGCTAAAATTACGGCGCTAGACGCAGACGCGGGGCAAAACTCTCGCCTCTCATATCAGGTGCTCCAGGCGACGGATCCCGGACTGTTCAGCGTTGCTCTGTACACCGGCGAGATCAGAACGATCCGACGTTTCGTGGAAAAAGATGCCATAAGGCAAAGACTTGTCGTACTCGTCAAGGACAACGGGCAGCCGCCGCTCTCGGCCACCGTGTCCATCATTTTGTCGGTTGTGGACAGCGTACCGGAGTCTCTGTCCGATTACGGTGACCTCTTTCTCAGCCCCCAGCCTCCGTCTAACCTCGCGCTCTATTTAATCGTCTCACTGAGCACCGTCTCGCTCATCTTCCTCGTGGCCATCATCGTTCTGGCGGCCGTGAAATGCTACAAGGACCGGGACTCTCTCAGCGGTTACGCGCTCTCCTCGCTCGGCGCCGCTTGCTGCAGCTTCGAACCGGAGCCGCCCGCCGAGGTGTTCAAAAAGTCCAACATCAACCTACAGATCTCCAGCGGCGCGAAAGTGCCTACGAACTGCGTGGAGGTAAACAGCAATTCTGGAAACCTGTCTCAAGCTTACTGCTACAAAGTGTGTTTGACGCCCGAATCCGCAAAGAGCGACTTTATGTTTCTCAAGCCTTGCAGTCCCGGTACACCGAGGAATAACACGGCGAGAGGAGCGGACAACCTGGCGCTGAGCTCACAGAGTCGCTGCTCATCCGTGAACAACGGAGCGACAACACCGAAcgag CTGAAGCAAGCAAATACTGACTGGGCACTCACCAAAAACCAAACCTCCTCTGTGAAAAg TTGTAACTCTATAAACATGGATGGCACTCTGATGCGTAAGGCCATGCAGGCAGAACCAGAGACTTATATGACTCCAATGGCTGCAGGACAGTACTGGACTTGGGGAAACCGCTCGAGAG AGAACCGGACGCATTCTCCAGCAGGTGTTTCTCAGAGGGTGTGGACTCCTCATTACACCCCCACACACAACCCCACCCGCCATCCACAACAGCAGCAGCCCACAGCGAAGGTTCACCCGCATCCTCCACCCGATTACCAGCACAACGTCTACATCCCTGGCACACCCTCCGGCTTCTGCACCCTGCGCCCCAACTACCGAAGTGAGCTCGACGTCCACAACTCCTTTTCCACCTTCGGCAAAAAACACAGGTTCATCTCACCCAGCAGCTTTGACCCTCATGATGACATGGGGACGGAGGTTATCAACAATGACTTATATAACGAATAG